The region ACGCCCAGCACGCCGCGCAGCACATGCAGCGGCCAGCGCACCTTCAGCACGTTCCTGAAGGCGCCACGGTACAACAGGTACAGGCACACGAGCGGCAGGGACGACAGCGCGCGCAAGGCCGTCACCTGCATGGCGGGATAGTGGGCAGACAACAGCTTCATGGCTGTGTCCATCAGGGAAAACATGGCGACCGCGGCCAGCATCACATAGATGCTGCGCAGGTTCGAGGATGGGGAAGACAAAGGAAACTCCTGGCGACAATGCGGCTAACTTCGGCTGCTCGTTGCAGCTTGGACCGTCATCATGGCGACGGCCGGAGCCAGGCCCCCATGGCAAGGCCATGCGGTCAGCCTGATTATAACAAGCGCGACCGTTTTACATTTTCAAAGGGACAACTACACGGGCAACAGCATCACCAGTTTCAGCTCATGCTGGCGCGCCAGGTGCAGGGTCACCTGGTTGAAGCTGAGCGGCCCCTGCTGCGCATGCTGGAAGCGGCGCAAGCCGCCATCGCGGCCCTGCACCTGCTGCGCGCCCCACCACAGGCGGAAGTCCGCGCTGGCCGCGGCCAGTTCCGCGATCAGCCCGGCCAGCGGCGCCTGATCCGCATGGCGGCCGATATCGGCGCGAAACTCCGCCACCAGCCGCTGCGCCCGCTCGGGCCAGCCGACGACCAGGGCACGCGCGCACGGCTCGAGAAACATGAAGCGCAGCTGGTTCGGCGCGATGGCATCGCCGCGCAGCCAGTCGGCGAACAGGATCGCCGCCGCCCCATTCCATGCCACGGCATTCCATGCACGGTCCAGGATATAGGCGGGGGCAGCGATGGCGGCAACGATGGCCGCCAGTTCGGCGGCGGCGGGACCATCACCCTCGCCTGCCCCCTGGCTGGGGTCATGTCTGTCAGCCACTTCGAACAGATAGGCGCGCTCGGCCACGCTCAGCTGCAGCACCTGGGCCAGGCGCGCCAGCATCCTGGCCGAGGCCGACACGGGCCGCCCCTGCTCCAGCCACGTCAGCCAGGTGGGACTGACGTCGCACAGCTGCGCCAGCTCTTCACGCCGCAAACCGGGCGTGCGCCGCCGCCCGCCACCGGGCAAGCCCGCCATGGCGGGGGTGAGGGCTTCGCGCCGGGCGCGGATGAATTCGGCGAGTTTGTTCGACATGGCAGGGTTCAGGACTCAGGGTTTTATGGTAGTAGTTATACCAGTATAAATTATGGTCTTGTTACAGGATAATTTTATGCCTATTCTGCAGGAACTTACTCACGAACCGGAGAAAACCATGCAGCAGCACGATGTTGTCGCCGAACAATTCGGCAAGACCGCCAACGCCTACCTGAGCAGCGCAATCCACGCGCAGGGCGCCGACCTGGTGCTGATGCAGGAATGCGCGCGCCGCCATGGCAAGCCCACCGTCCTGGACCTGGGCTGCGGCGCCGGCCACGCCAGCTTTGCCGTCGCCCCCGTGGCCGCCTCCGTCGTCGCCTACGACCTGGCGCAGCCGATGCTCGACGTCGTCGACCACGCCAGGGCGCAGCGCGGCTTGCACAATATCCGCACGCAATGCGGCGACGTGGCCAGCCTGCCGTTTGCCGATGCCAGCTTCGACATGGTCGTGACGCGCTTTTCCGCCCACCACTGGAACGACGTGGCCGGCGCCCTGGCCGAAGCGTGGCGCGTGCTGCGTCCGAACGGCACCTTGCTGGTGATCGACATCGTGGCGCCGAAGACGGCCCTGTACGACACCACCCTGCAAGCCGTGGAAATGCTGCGCGACGCTTCGCACGTGCGCAACTACCGCGCCTGCGAATGGGGCGCCAAGTTCGACAACGCCGGTTTCACGCACCAGCTGCGCAGCGTGTGGAAGCTGACCATGCGGTTCGACGAATGGACGGCACGCATGCGCACCCCGGGCGAGCGAGTGGCCGCCATCCGCAACCTGTTCGACGGCACGCCCGAGGAAGCGCGCCGGTATTTCGCGCTGCAGGACGATTACTCGTTCAGCATCGATGCGGCCATGTTCGAGGCCACCAAGCCGTCGGTACAGTAAACATGAAAACGGCGCCGATGGCGCCGTTTTCATGCAAGCGAGTAGCGTTTAAGCCAGTTGGCCCAGCAGCGTTTCCGCATTCGACACTTCAAACTTGCCGCCCTGCTCGACATTCAATTGCGTCACGACGCCATTGTCGACCAGCATCGAGTAGCGCTGCGAGCGCGTGCCCATGCCGAACTTGCTGAAGTCGGCGTCCAGGCCCAGCGCCTTGCTGTAGGCGGCATTGCCGTCAGCCATCATGCGCACCACGCCGGTGGCTTTCTGATCGCGGCCCCAGGCGCCCATCACGAACGCGTCGTTGACGGAGATGCACCAGATTTCATCAACGCCCTTGGCTTTCAGGTCGGCAGCGTGCTGCACGTAGCCCGGCACGTGCTGTGCGGAGCAAGTCGGGGTGTAGGCGCCTGGCAGGCCGAAGATGGCGATCTTCTTGCCTTTGACCAGGTCTTGCACATTGAACGTGTTCGGGCCCAGTGCGCAACCTTCGGTTTCGCTTTCGATGAATTCGGCCAGGGTGCCTTCTGGCAGGGTGTCGCCGATCTTGATGGTCATGTTGACTCCTTGTGTACTGTCGGTTGAAGGCGCTGCCAACTCCATGGAGTGGACAGCGCCCGTGATCTGGTTCGGCTAGCGTAAAGTCATCCCCAATCGATGATGGTGATTTCTCGAAGATGACTTATGCTGGCTCAGCGCGATAGTATGCCTGACTTGCCGTATTTGTGCAGAAAATGGCCAGGAAGGCAAAGGCAAACATCAAGAAAACGGATAAAAAAACGGCGGCCCTCAGGCCGCCGTCATCGTTGCTGACATCAGATCACCTTAGTCGGCCTGCTTGCGCAGAAACGCGGGGATATCGTACGTCTCCATGCCATTCTTTTCCATCGCACGCACCTGCTCGGAAGCCGATTCGCGGCGCCATACTGCCGGCGCCTTCATGCCGTCGAAACCGGCAGCCGGCGTAGCCACGCCAACCGTCGTCGTCGCCGCTTGCGCGCTACCCATGGCAGCCGATGGAGTCAACGGGCTGTTGTGGGTACCGGTGCGCAGCACTTGCTGCGGTACCAGCTGGATGTTTTTCTTGGCGCGGCCCAGGCCCGTGGCCACCACGGTAACGCGGATGTCGTCGCCCATGGCGTCGTCGTAGGCGATACCTTGCGCGATCGACGCGTCCGGCGCGGCAAACGCGCGCACGGCAGCCATGACTTCCTTGATCTCTTTACCTTTCAAGCCACGGCTGGCCGTGACGTTGACCAGCACGCCGCGCGCGCCGGAGAGATCGATGCCATCCAGCAGCGGCGAAGCGACAGCCTGTTCGGCGGCGATGCGCGCGCGGTCGACGCCGGAAGCGGTCGCCGTACCCATCATGGCCTTGCCCTGCTCGCCCATGATGGTTTTCACGTCGTTGAAGTCGACGTTGATATGGCCCGGCACGTTGATGATCTCGGCAATGCCGGCCACCGCGTTGTTGAGCACATCGTCGGCATGCTGCATCCATTCCAGCATGCTTTCGTCTTCGTAGATCTCTTCCAGTTTTTCATTGAGGATGATGATCAGCGAATCGACGTGCAGGGACAGCTGCTCCAGGCCTTCGTCGGCGATGTCCATGCACTTCTGGCCTTCGTACGAGAATGGCTTGGAAACCACGGCCACCGTCAGCGCGCCCAGTTCCTTGGCCACTTCCGCAACGATAGGCGCCGCGCCCGTGCCCGTGCCGCCGCCCATGCCGGCAGCGATGAAGACCATGTGCGCGCCGCGCAGCGAATCGGCGATGCGCGCGCGCGATTCTTCGGCCAGCTGGCGGCCCACGGCCGGCTTCATGCCGGCGCCCAGGCCCGTATCGCCGATCTGGATGATGTTGTGGGCCTTCGATGTCGACAGGGCCTGTGCGTCGGTATTGGCGGCAATGAACTCCACGCCCGACATGCCTTTGTTGATCATGTGTTGGACTGCATTGCCACCCGCACCGCCGACGCCGACGACCTTGATGACGGTACCTAAAGCTGTGTTATCGACCATATCGAACTCCATGATGTGCTCCTATCAGATGCGGTTTCCAAGCGCCAGGCCTCATATTGGTAGGAGAACTGGAGATTGAAAACTGCGGTTAAATATAAAATTAAGTTTATGTGTGTTTACCTGCGATGCTGCCAAAAAACCTGTCATGCCGGGCCTGAAGCACGCCCTTAAAAATTCCCTAAAAACCATTCCTTCATGCGCTGCCAGACTGCCTTCACCGAGCCGTCCTGACGCGTCACGATGTGGCCGCGCAGGTATTGCTTCTTCGCTTCCAGCAGCAGGCCAAGCACCGTGGCATAGCGCGGACTGCGCACCACGTCGGCCAGCTGTCCCCGATACTCGGGCGTGCCCAGGCGCGCCGGTTTCAGGAAAATATCTTCCGCCATTTCCACCATGCCGGGCATGATGGAAGTGCCGCCCGTGAGCACGATGCCCGACGACAGCACGCCTTCGTAACCGGATTCGCGCACCACCTGGTGCACCATCGCAAACAGCTCTTCGACGCGCGGTTCGATCACTGCCGCCAGCGCCTGGCGCGACAGGTTGCGCGGACCGCGGTCGCCCAGGCCTGGCACTTCCAGCGATTCACCGGGATCGGCCAGGACCTGCTTGGCCACGCCATAGCGGATCTTGATTTCTTCCGCTTCCGCGGTCGGGGTGCGCAAGGCCATGGCGATGTCGTTGGTGATCTGGTCGCCGGCGATGGGAATGACTGCCGTATGGCGGATCGCGCCATCGGAGAATACCGCCACGTCGGTCGTGCCGCCGCCGATGTCGATCAGCACCACGCCCAGCTCTTTTTCATCGGGCGTGAGCACCGCATCGGCGGACGCCATCGGCTGCAGGATCAGGTCCGACACTTCCAGGCCGCAGCGGCGCACGCACTTGACGATGTTCTGCACCGCCGACACGGCGCCGGTGACGATATGCACCTTCACCTCCAGGCGGATGCCGCTCATGCCGATCGGCTCGCGCACATCTTCCTGGCTGTCGACGATGAACTCTTGCGGCACCGTGTGCAGCAATTGCTGATCGGTCGGAATGTTAACCGCTTTTGCCGTCTCGATGACGCGCGCCACGTCGGTCGCCGTCACTTCCTTGTCCTTGATGGCCACCATGCCGCTGGAATTGAAGCTGCGGATATGGCTGCCCGCGATGCCCGCGTAGACATTGCGGATCTTGCAGTCGGCCATCAGCTCGGCCTCTTCCAGCGCGCGCTGGATGGACTCCACCGTGGCCTCGATATTGACCACCACGCCTTTTTTCAGGCCCTTCGATTCGTGCTGGCCCAGCCCGATCACTTCGTGGCGCCCGTCGGACATCACTTCGGCTACCACCGCCACCACTTTCGAGGTGCCGATGTCGAGGCCGACGATCAGGTTTTTCGCGTCTTTTGTCATTTCTGTCGCCTAATGTATGGGCTATTCGTTAATTGATTATTCGGTTAAGTCGGTTTTTTAATCGGACTGCCATTTTTCTTCCTGATCGCTGCTGCCGGTCTGCCATCCTTGCCTTCGGCCGGTATCACCAGGCCTGCTGAACTGAGGGCCAGGCCGTTCTGGTAGCGCATATCGATCGTGTCGATATTTTCCAGCCGGCTCGCCAGCTGCGGGTAGATACCCACCAGCCGGTCGACCCGCGCCTTCAGGGTCGTATGATTCTGCTCGCGCCCCAGCGCCACGCTCATGCCGTTATTCAGTTTCACGGTCCACGCATAACGGCTCGACAGCGACAGGGTCTCGGGCACCATCTTCAGCGGCGCGAACCATTTTTCCAGCTGCACGTAAGTAGCCAGCACTTCCTTCTCGCTGCCATCGGGGCCGGAAAACGCGGGCAACTCATGGTCATCCTCGGCCTCGGCCACATTGGCGGTAAACACGTCGCCCTTGACCGACAGCAGGCGTCCATCCTCGCCCCAGGTACCCAGCGCCTCATGTTCTTCCAGCGCTACGATCAGCTGGTTCGGCCACTCGCGCCGCACGCTGGCGCGGCGCACCCAGGGCACCGATTCGAACACGCCGCGCACGCTTTCCAGGTTGGTCGTGAAGAAATTGCCCTTGATGCGCCCCAGCGTGCCGCTGCGCAGGGTCAGGTAATTCACGTGGCGCAGGCCCTTGTCGTCGGCGCTTTCCACCTTGATGCTGCGCAGGTCGAACATCGGGCGCTGCGACACCCACCAGACGCCGGCCGCCACGCACACGACCAGCACCGCGGCCAGCAAGCCGTTGGCAGTCGTATTCAGGCTTTTAGCGTCATGCCACATATCAGCGTTTTCCCTTGTGCATTTTCAGGCTTGCGCCGGCGACGATTTCCAGGCACAGGTCTTCATAGCTGGTGCCTTCCGCGCGCGCCGCCATCGGCACGAGCGAATGGCCCGTCATGCCCGGCGAGGTATTCACCTCCAGCAAAAACAGCTTGCTGTCGGCCGCGCGCATCAGCACATCGACCCGTCCCCAGCCTTCGCAGCCGAGGGCGCGGTAGGCTTCCAGGGCGATACGCTCCATCTCTGCGATGATCGCCTGGTCCAGCTGCGGCGGGCAGAAATACTGCGTATCGTCCGTGAAGTACTTGTTCTGATAATCGTAATTACCTTGCGGAGCGACGATTTCGATCGGCGGCAGCGCGCGCGCCGTGGCGCCCTTGCCCAGGATCGCGACGGTGAATTCGCGGCCCTTGATGAATTCCTCGGCCAGCACCGAATCATCGAGGCCGGCGGCGATGTCGTAGGCGGCCTGGAAGGCCGACGCTTCGTTGACCGTCGTGATGCCGATGCTCGAACCTTCATGCGGCGGCTTGACGATCAGCGGCAAGCCCAGTTCCATGGCGACCTTGGCCAGGTCGGAGCTGTCGTTCAGCACCGCGTACTTGGGCGTCGGCAACTGGTGCATCAGCCAGATCATCTTGGTGTAGACCTTGTCCATGCCTACCGAGCAGGCCATCACGCCGCTGCCCGTGTAGGGAATGCCCAGCTGTTCCAGCGCGCCCTGCAGGCTGCCGTCTTCGCCGAAGCGGCCGTGCAGCGCGATGAAGACGCGGTCGAATTTCTCGGCGGCCAGTTCGGCCAGGCTGCGTTCGCCCGTGTCGAAGCCATGCGCATCCACGCCATGGCTTTTCAATGCGGCCAGCACGCCCGCGCCGGACATCAGCGACACTTCGCGCTCGGCCGAGCGGCCGCCGAACAGGACGCCGACCTTGCCCAATTGTTTTACGTCGATAGCTGAAGCTTGGTTCACATCAGGCCTTTACAGTGTTGGATTGATACGTAGTCAGTTGTTGCGGGATGCCGCTGATGGAGCCCGCACCCATGGTCAGCACGACGTCGCCGTCGCGCGCCACGCTCATGATGGTGTCGGCCATGTCCTTCATGGACTCGACGAAAATCGGTTCGATCTTGCCGCGCGCGCGCAGCGCATGCGCCAGTGCGCGGCCGTCGGCGGCGACGATAGGGGCTTCGCCCGCCGCATACACTTCGGACAGCAGCAGCACGTCCGGTGCACTGAGCACCTTGACGAAATCCTCGAACAGATCGCGCGTGCGACTGTAGCGGTGCGGCTGGAAAGCCAGCACCAGTCGGCGGCCCGGGTAGGCGGCGCGCGCCGCGGCCAGGGTTACTTCCGTTTCCACAGGGTGGTGGCCGAAATCGTCGACCAGCGCGAAGCTGCCGCCGTTCGGCAGCGCCACGTCGCCATAGCGCGTGAAACGCCGGCCCACGCCGGAGAATTCGGCCAGGCCCTGCTGCGTGGCGGTATCGGCGATGCCGATTTCACGCGCGATGGCGATCGCCGAGCAGGCATTCTGCACATTGTGCATGCCAGGCTGGTTCAGCACCACGTCGAGGTCCGGATAGCCTTCCTGCAGCACGGTGAAATGCATTTCCAGCCCTACGGCGCGCGCATTGATGGCGCGCACTTGCGCGTCTTCCGCAAAACCGTAGGTGGTGACCGGCTTGGTCACGGACGGGATGATGGCGCGCACGTGCGGATCGTCGATGCACAGCATGGCGCGGCCATAGAACGGCAAACGGTGCGTGAACTGCACGAACGCCTGCTTGAGCTTTTCAAAATCGTGCTCGTAGGTGTCCATGTGATCGGCGTCGATATTCGTGATCACTTCGATCATCGGCGTCAGGTTCAGGAACGAGGCGTCCGATTCATCGGCTTCGGCCACCAGGTAGTCTCCCGAGCCGAGTTTCGCATTCGCGCCGGCGCTGGTCAGGCGACCGCCGATGACGAAGGTGGGATCGAGGCCGCCCTGCGCCAGCACCGACGCCACCAGGCTGGTGGTGGTGGTCTTGCCGTGCGTGCCGGCGATCGCGATGCCGCGTTTCAGGCGCATCAACTCGCCCAGCATCACGGCACGCGGCACCAGCGGGATCTTGCGCGCGCGCGCTGCCGCCACTTCCGGATTGTCCTGCGGGACGGCGCCCGACGTGACCACCGCATCGGCGTCGCCGATATTTTCAGCCGCGTGACCGAGCATGACGGTCGCGCCCAGGCTCGCCAGGCGCTGCGTCGCCGCATTGCTGCCCAGGTCGGAGCCCGACACCTTGTAGCCCAGGTTGACCAGCACTTCGGCGATGCCGCTCATGCCGCTGCCGCCAATGCCGACAAAGTGGATATTGTTTACTTTATGCTTCACAGAGCTAACCTCATGCCAGTTTTTCCAATACGTTTGCGATCGCCTCATTGGCGTCGCGCTTGCCTGCTGCCAGTGCCGCCTGCGCCATCTGCTGGCAGCTGTCGCGGTCCAGCGACGCCAGCAAGGCGCTCAGCGACGCCGCACTCATTTCCGTCTGCGGCAGGTGAATCGCCGCGCCTTGTTGCGCCATCCATTGCGCGTTGTCGCGCTGGTGGCTGGTGGTCGACGCCACCAGCGGCACGAGCACGCTGGCCACGCCGGCCGCCGTCAGTTCCGACAGGGTGATCGCGCCGGCGCGGCAGATCACCAGGTCGGCCTCGGTATAGGCCCTGGCCATGTCGTCGATGAAGTCGACCACATTGGCTTGCACGCCCGCCTGCGCATAGGCGGCATGCAGGGCGTCGATATTCTTCTTGCCCGACTGGTGCGTCACCAGCGGGCGTTCGCCCTCCGGCATCAGCGCCAGCGCGGCGGGCAGGTTGTCGTTCAGCGCTTTCGCGCCCAGGCTGCCGCCCACCACCAGGATGCGCAGCGGTCCGCTGCGTCCCGCGAAACGCGGCGCCGGCGGCGCCATGGCTAGGATCTCGGCGCGCACGGGATTGCCCGTGACGACGGCCTTGCCGGCGGCGTTGCCGAAGTCGGCGGGAAAACCGAAACACACTTTCTGCGCCAGCGGCACCAGGGTCTTGTTCGACAGCAGCAGCGCCGCGTCGGCATTGACCAGCACCAGCGGCACGCCTTTCAGGCGCGCCATCAGGCCGCCCGGCACGGTGACGTAGCCGCCCATGCCCATCACCACGTCCGGCTTGCGGCTGGCGATGAAACGGCGGATGGCAAAGAAGCTGGCCAGCATCTTGAAGCCGCCCTTCAGCGTGTGCGCCAGGCCCTTGCCGCGCATGCCCGAGAACGCAATGGCGTCCATCGGGATGCCGCTCTTCGGCACCAGCTCCTGCTCCATGCCGTGGGTCGTGCCCAGCCAGCTCACCTCCCAGCCGCGCGCGCGCATCGTCTGCGCAATCGCCAGGCCAGGGAAAATATGGCCGCCGGTGCCGGCCGCCATGATCATCAGTCGTTTAGTCGGATTCAAATTCGTCACGTTGCTCATAGCCGGCCCCCACGCATCAGGATCCGGTTTTCATAATCGATGCGCAGCAAAATCGCCAGGCCGATACAGTTAATCAATACGCCCGTGCCGCCATAGCTCATCAGTGGCAGGGTCAGGCCCTTGGTCGGCAGCAGGCCCAGGTTCACGCCCATGTTAATGAACGTCTGCACGCCAATCCAGATGGCGATGCCTTTCGCCGTCAAGCCGGCGAAGGTCTGGTCGATGGCGATCGCCTGGCGGCCGATGTCGAAGGCGCGCTTGATAATCCAGTAGAACATGCCAATCACGACCAGGACGCCGACCAGGCCCAATTCCTCGCCGATCACGGCCAGCAGGAAGTCCGTATGCGCTTCGGGCAGGTAATGCAGTTTTTCCACGCTGCCGCCGAGGCCCACGCCAAACAGTTCGCCGCGCCCGAAGGCGATCAGCGAGTGCGTCAGCTGGTATGCCTTGTTCAGCGCATTGTCTTCCTGCCACGGATCGAGATACGCAAAAAACCGCTCGCGGCGGAATTTAGACAGGGCGATGATGGTGACGAAAATCGCCGTCAGCATGGCGCCGATGCCGCCGAACCAGATCGCATTGACGCCGCCCAGGAACAGGATGCCCATGGCGATGCAGACGATCACGCCGAAGGCGCCCAGGTCGGGCTCCATCAGCAGCAGCAAGCCGACGAAGCTGACGGCGAGCGCCATCGGCATGAAGCCCTTGGTCAGCTTGTGCATGTATTCCTGCTTGCGCACCGTGTAATCGGCCGCGTACAGCACCATCACCACTTTCATCAGCTCGGACGGCTGCGGCCGCAGGCCCGGCAGATTCAGCCAGCGGCGACCGCCGTTGACCGATACGCCCAGGCCCGGTATCAGCACCATCACCAGCAGCACCAGGGTGCCGATGAACAGCCACGGCGCCATCTTTTGCCAGGTCGCGATACGGATGCGGAACACCAGCGCGCCGGCGATGATCGACACGCCGATAAACAGCGCCTGGCGCACGACAAAATAATTGTTCGTGTAGGCGGCGAACTTGCGCGCATCCGACAGCGAGATCGAGGCCGAATACACCATCACCATGCCCAGCAGCATGAGCAGCAGGACCACCCACACCAGCGGCTGGTCGTAATCCATCATTTTCGACTGCCGCGCGCGGCTATCCAGCGGCTTGGCAGCCGAGCCGGAACCGAAGCTGAAGGGCAGTTGGAAGGCCATCAGATATCCTGTCCGTTTTCCAGGGCGATGTCGCGCACGGCGTCGACAAACACCTGCGCGCGGTGCGCATAGTTCTTGAACATGTCCAGGCTGGCGCACGCCGGCGACAGCAGCACGGCATCGCCGGCCAGGGCCAGGGCGCTGGCGCGCTTGACCGCTTCCGGCAAAGTGGCGCAGTCGATGATGTCCACGCCGGCCGGTTCGAGGGCTGCGCGCAGCGCAGGCGCATCGCGGCCGATCAGCACCACGGCGCGCGCATAGCGCGACACGGGTTCGGCCAGCGGCGAAAAATCCTGCCCCTTGCCGTCGCCACCGGCGATCAGCACCAGGCGCTGCTCCGCGCCGCCGAAGGCCTTGCCCAGGCCGAACAGGGCCGCCACCGTGGCGCCCACGTTCGTGCCCTTGCTGTCATCGTAGTATTCGACTTCGTTGACGGCCGTGACCAGTTCCACGCGGTGCGGTTCGCCCTGGTATTCGCGCAAGCCATGCAGCAGCGGCGCGAACGGCAGGCCGATGGCGCGGCACAGGGCCAGCGCCGCCAGCGCGTTCGAGGCATTGTGCTGGCCGCGGATTTTCAGCGCATCGGCCGGCATCAGTTTTTTCGCCATCGTCGGCACCGGTTCCGGCGCCGGATCGTTCTTCTTGCGCTTTTTCTCGATCACTTCTTCGCTCGGCACGGCTTGCGCCAGCCAGAAGATGCCGCGTTCATTGACCAGGCCAAAACTGTCCACTTCGGCCGGCTCGCCCGTGCCGAAGGTAATGCTCTCCGCCAGCGGATTGGCCATGCGCATGACGGCGGCATCGTCGCGGTTCAGGACGCGCACGGTCTCGTCGCCGAAGATGCGCGCCTTGTCCTGGGCGTAGGCAGCCATGTCGCCATGCCAGTCCAGGTGGTCCTGCGACAGGTTCAACACCGTGGCCGCATCGGCCTGCAGGCTGAAGGTCGTGTGCAGCTGGAAGCTGGACAGCTCGAGGATCCACGCCTGCGGCAGGTTGCCGGCGACGGGCGCCGCGGCTTCTGCAGCGTCCTCGCCGTCACTCTCAGGCTGAGACACAGGCTGCGGCGCGGGCGCGGCGTCGAGCACCTCGCGCAGCACGTCCAGCGCGGCCGGGCTGATATTGCCGGCCACGCGCGTGGCCAGGCCCGCGCGCTCGCACAGCAGGCCCACCAGGCTGGTCACCGTCGTCTTGCCATTCGTGCCCGTGATGGCGATGACTTTCGGCGCATAGCCGCGCTCCGCCTTGAGGAACACCAGCGCTTGCGCGAACAGTTCGATCTCGCCCCACACGGGAATATTCTTTTCCAGCGCGGCCGGCGCAATCTGCGCCAATTCGCGGCCCGGCGCCAGGCCGGGGCTGACGGCGACGAAATCGACGCCATCGAGCAGGTCGGCCGTGAAGGCGCCGGCGATGAACTGCGCCTGCGGCACGGCGGCCTGCAGGGCGGCCAGGCGCTCGGGCGCTTCGCGCGTATCGGCCACGCGCACGGCAGCCCCGCTGCGGGCCAGCCACAGGGCCATGGCCAGCCCCGATTCGCCGAGGCCCAGCACCAGTGCGGTTTTAGCGTCGTACATCATCAGCGCAGCTTCAAGGTGGTCAGGCCGAGCAGCACCAGCATCATGGTGATGATCCAGAAACGCACGACGACCTGCGTCTCCTTCCAGCCTTTTTGTTCAAAATGGTGATGCAGTGGCGCCATCAGGAAGACGCGGCGGCCTACGCCATAGCGCTTCTTGGTGTACTTGAACCACGCCACCTGGATGATCACGGACAGCGTTTCGACGACGAAGATGCCGCCCATGATGAACAGGACGATTTCCTGGCGCACGATGACGGCGATGGTGCCCAGCGCGCCGCCCAGGGCCAGTGCGCCCACGTCGCCCATGAAGACCTTGGCGGGATGGGTGTTATACCAGAGGAAGGCCAGGCCGGAGCCGGCCAGCGCGCCGCAGAAGATCACCAGTTCGCCGGCGCCCGGAATATGCGGGATGAACAGGTAGCGCGCGTACGTGACGTTACCCGTCAGGTAGGCGAACAGGCCCAGGGCTGTGCCCACCATCACGGTCGGCATGATGGCCAGGCCATCGAGACCATCGGTGAAATTGACGGCGTTGCTGGTGCCGACGATGACGCAATAGGTCAGCGCGATGAAACCCCAGACGCCCAGCGGATAGCTGATGGTCTTGAAGAATGGCACGATCAAGTCGGCCTTGGGCGGCAGGTCCATGGCAAAGCCGGACTGCACCCATGCGTAGATCAGGTTCCACACATGGCCTGCGTCGGGTTCCGAGACGGACACGGAAAACGCCAGGTAGAAGGCGGCGATGATGCCGATCAGCGACTGCCAGAAGTATTTTTCACGCGAGCGCATGCCTTCCGGATCCTGGTGCACCACCTTGCGGTAGTCGTCGGCCCAGCCGACGGCGCCAAAACCCAGGGTGACGATCAGCACGGGCCAGATGAAGCGGTTCGACAGGTCGGCCCACAGCAAGGTGGAGATGCCGATGGCGATCAGAATCAGCACGCCGCCCATGGTCGGGGTACCGTGTTTTTTCAGATGCGTTTGCGGGCCGTCCGTACGCACGGCCTGGCCGACCTTCATGCGCGTGAGCATGCGGATCACGGCCGGACCGGCGCACAGGCCGATCAGGATGGCCGTCAGGGTCGCGAAGACGGCGCGGAAGGTGATGAAGTTAAAGACCCGCAGTGGGCCAATGTCGTCCTGGAAATAATGAGCGAGCCAGAGCAGCATGATTAGTGAGCTTCCTTGTTTTTGTTGTTTGAACCAATCAAATGCTGCACGGCCCGTTCCATTTTCATGAAGCGGGAGCCCTTGATCAATACTGTTGCATCCGATCGGCCGGACAAATGCGCATCGAGCGCCGCCAGCAAGCCGTCGAACTGTTCGAAATACTCCACGACCGTGCCTGATTCCTGGCT is a window of Janthinobacterium sp. 1_2014MBL_MicDiv DNA encoding:
- a CDS encoding D-alanine--D-alanine ligase, with protein sequence MNQASAIDVKQLGKVGVLFGGRSAEREVSLMSGAGVLAALKSHGVDAHGFDTGERSLAELAAEKFDRVFIALHGRFGEDGSLQGALEQLGIPYTGSGVMACSVGMDKVYTKMIWLMHQLPTPKYAVLNDSSDLAKVAMELGLPLIVKPPHEGSSIGITTVNEASAFQAAYDIAAGLDDSVLAEEFIKGREFTVAILGKGATARALPPIEIVAPQGNYDYQNKYFTDDTQYFCPPQLDQAIIAEMERIALEAYRALGCEGWGRVDVLMRAADSKLFLLEVNTSPGMTGHSLVPMAARAEGTSYEDLCLEIVAGASLKMHKGKR
- the murG gene encoding undecaprenyldiphospho-muramoylpentapeptide beta-N-acetylglucosaminyltransferase; this translates as MIMAAGTGGHIFPGLAIAQTMRARGWEVSWLGTTHGMEQELVPKSGIPMDAIAFSGMRGKGLAHTLKGGFKMLASFFAIRRFIASRKPDVVMGMGGYVTVPGGLMARLKGVPLVLVNADAALLLSNKTLVPLAQKVCFGFPADFGNAAGKAVVTGNPVRAEILAMAPPAPRFAGRSGPLRILVVGGSLGAKALNDNLPAALALMPEGERPLVTHQSGKKNIDALHAAYAQAGVQANVVDFIDDMARAYTEADLVICRAGAITLSELTAAGVASVLVPLVASTTSHQRDNAQWMAQQGAAIHLPQTEMSAASLSALLASLDRDSCQQMAQAALAAGKRDANEAIANVLEKLA
- the ftsW gene encoding putative lipid II flippase FtsW, whose product is MAFQLPFSFGSGSAAKPLDSRARQSKMMDYDQPLVWVVLLLMLLGMVMVYSASISLSDARKFAAYTNNYFVVRQALFIGVSIIAGALVFRIRIATWQKMAPWLFIGTLVLLVMVLIPGLGVSVNGGRRWLNLPGLRPQPSELMKVVMVLYAADYTVRKQEYMHKLTKGFMPMALAVSFVGLLLLMEPDLGAFGVIVCIAMGILFLGGVNAIWFGGIGAMLTAIFVTIIALSKFRRERFFAYLDPWQEDNALNKAYQLTHSLIAFGRGELFGVGLGGSVEKLHYLPEAHTDFLLAVIGEELGLVGVLVVIGMFYWIIKRAFDIGRQAIAIDQTFAGLTAKGIAIWIGVQTFINMGVNLGLLPTKGLTLPLMSYGGTGVLINCIGLAILLRIDYENRILMRGGRL
- the murC gene encoding UDP-N-acetylmuramate--L-alanine ligase; its protein translation is MKHKVNNIHFVGIGGSGMSGIAEVLVNLGYKVSGSDLGSNAATQRLASLGATVMLGHAAENIGDADAVVTSGAVPQDNPEVAAARARKIPLVPRAVMLGELMRLKRGIAIAGTHGKTTTTSLVASVLAQGGLDPTFVIGGRLTSAGANAKLGSGDYLVAEADESDASFLNLTPMIEVITNIDADHMDTYEHDFEKLKQAFVQFTHRLPFYGRAMLCIDDPHVRAIIPSVTKPVTTYGFAEDAQVRAINARAVGLEMHFTVLQEGYPDLDVVLNQPGMHNVQNACSAIAIAREIGIADTATQQGLAEFSGVGRRFTRYGDVALPNGGSFALVDDFGHHPVETEVTLAAARAAYPGRRLVLAFQPHRYSRTRDLFEDFVKVLSAPDVLLLSEVYAAGEAPIVAADGRALAHALRARGKIEPIFVESMKDMADTIMSVARDGDVVLTMGAGSISGIPQQLTTYQSNTVKA